The region tattttgatatatttcattttaagttaAAATTGAAAACATAGTTAAAAGAATATTGAGTctggatttttattttgacagaatTTAATTAACTTCTGTGGTCAAGTGATGCTATAAACACAATGGTCTCACGAGCAACAGCAAAATGTGACAGTTGCGTATGGCTCGTTACTACTATAAAACAGAATTTGTAATTTTATGGATCATCCGCTGGCTCATTAATAAGCGTTAAACAGTGCTCGTTATATTGCGCCAACATGTATAACATCTCAACCACACTAGCGCTGAAcaacacttttattttgcatttgttcaGTTTTGGAGACGTATTAAAGTACTTATCGTTGCTATTTTCCCGCTTTTTATGCTAACTGGCTCAATGGCTAAGTTATGATTACAGAGTCTTAAGAGATACTACGATCTCCAAagttctttttacatttaaattaatttgtcaGTAACATCGGGATTTAGGTAACTTTTATACACGTGTCTTTATAGAATGCTCAGTCTAAAGACAGCAGTTAAACCCACACTAGCCAACGTTAGGACGCGAACGCTATCTCGTCCCGGTGCAGTTTACATGTTTGCCGCAtgtagctaggttaggttagctagtgAGTTCTCGTTATTTCAtttaagtagctagctagcaaccgTTTGTCATCCACTTCTGTTAGCCAACCTCTTAAATACAGAAATTTAAGGTGAAAGTGCGTAACATGAGCGTCTGTTGTGTCAGAAGGTGGGGTTGGCGGTCAGCTGGCAGGTAGTTTATCGCACGAGTAGCCCGTTGGGTGGGTAGTTAAACAGCGAGCCGTCTGTAATCTAAGTTAAAGCTGCTTGATTGAGAGGGTCAGACTAATGCCCTCGTAGTGGACACAGTAACAGAAACCTGCCTTCTGTAACTAAGTTAGCGTACAGTCGTCAATGACGGTCAGTTGCTGATAGACTTGGAAGCTAAATTCTTTGTCTCGTTTAAGGGATGCCGGGGCTGAGTTGTAGATTCTACCACCACCGGTTCCCGGAGGTGGAGGATGTCGTGATGGTGAACGTGCGCTCCATCGCTGAGATGGGCGCATATGTCAGCTTGCTGGAGTACAACAACATCGAGGGCATGATTCTTCTCAGTGAGCTGTCTCGTCGTCGTATTCGCTCCATCAACAAACTCATTCGCATTGGCCGCAACGAATGCGTCGTGGTCATCCGAGTCGACAAAGAGAAAGGTGAGCTCGTCTCTGCTATTTAAACTGAGCTAGGTTTCGGCTCAGGAGCTTTCGACGTTCTGATTTGAACGAATCCGTCCCTGACTGCAGGATATATTGACTTGTCGAAGAGAAGAGTATCTCCAGAGGAGGCGATCAAGTGCGAGGATAAGTTTACCAAGTCTAAGACCGTAAGTGACTGCCGGTGAGCAATCCCCGTCTTAGTTTACTGCAGCGctgcctttttttcccccggGCGCCGGTCTGAAGAGTGTGATGCGTGTTAGGTCTACAGTATCCTGAGACATGTGGCCGAGGTGCTGGAGTATACTAAGGACGAGCAGCTGGAGAGCCTGTACCAGCGCACCGCCTGGGTGTTCGACGAGAAATACAAGCGGCCCGGCTACGGCGCCTACGATGTCTTTAAGCAGGCTGTGTCGTGAGTAGCTCACTGTCCTCCACTCAACTGCAGACCTAAAGCCACACAAGAGGAGTGTGGGGATGTGTGATGGGAACCCAACGTCAAGCCCCACAAGTCCCCTTCCATGAGCCGTTCAGCCATCTGTGTTTTATGGCTTTTGATGTCTGAAACTGTCTACAATTAATGGGATGTTTTATAGGGTGCTTGGACAAACTATTATAGGCAACTTTGTATTTTGTTGAAAATATTGGACTGTCTGCCACTCAGgagaacaaaaaaggaaatCTCATGGTGTTAGTTACAATGCAATGAAATCAAGATTTATTGATTTGAGTTATTGAGTTGTATACACAACTGCTCATGTAAATTTTTAGAGCAATTTCTTTAAAACCTTCAAAGTGATTACAAATTCAGACTTCTGGGATTATGTGTGGCTACACCACCAATTTCTGGAATCTAAGGAAGAATCTAAGACACACCCACTAGAGTCTGTTGCAGCCAGATAGTCATAGGTCATCATcatgctattttattttaagtctCATATTGCAGCAGCAGATATgaaacttaaaataaaatagcatgatgatgatattcattattttatatatatattacatttataatacGTTTATAATTTATTTACCAACAAGTTCCTTacaatatgcatatgcatgtttACCATCTGTTGGTTAACCTATTTTCCAAGTGTTATATCTGACACTGAGAGGTTCTGGGGCATCAGTAGACCTAAATTATTAGTTCCTGTTTTGGGCtctgagatttaaaaataaattaaaatgtttaaaaataatttaaattttaaaggcactcatgcttttattttgtcctcTGTCAGCGATCCCTCAATTCTGGATGGGTTGGACCTGAGTGCAGATGAGAGGAGTGTGCTCATTGACAACATCAACAGGAGGCTTACGCCACAGGCTGTCAAAATAAGAGCGGGTATGAGCCACTACGCAACTTTTTTACTGCATCCTCAGTAAACCCAAACACATAAGTGGATAACAGttgtttctgctttctgttcATGTTAAGAAATAATCTTAGAAATCAGATATATttgttataatatataaatatattaaatatatagatatatttatgtCTTCACCCACTCTGTTCAGTGTCCTTGTGACTTCAAAATCGAAGATTATTCAAGATTGTAAATGTCACTGAATGATGAAAGCCTAAATAGTTCCTAAATAATGAGTTGTATGAATGGGATTGCTGTGTGGTATTAGTGATCCTTCATGGGTGAATGTGCCATATTGTTTTGGACTATGGAAATTTAAACTGTATTAGCATTTAAACTCATTCCTAGTATCTGCTCCCAACAGACATTGAAGTGGCGTGTTATGGATATGAGGGCATTGATGCTGTCAAAGATTCCCTGAGGGCAGGACTGAACTGCTCCACAGAGTCTATGCCAATCAAGGTAAACAGTGCAGGTACCTAAATCCTGTGGTCCAGGGAACAAGATGAGGAAGCATTAACTAAAGAAGTGAAAGTAAAGATGTCAATCCTGTGTCATCCTTATTAAGGCACTAGGTTAGGTGccatattttaaaagcatgttttaatataaagtggtttgtgtgttttgggtcagATAAACCTAATCGCTCCTCCCCGATATGTGATGACCACAACCACTCTGGACCGTACTGAGGGTCTGTCCATGCTCAACCAGGCCATGGCTATCATCAAGGAGAAGATTGAGGAGAAGCGAGGCGTCTTCAACATCCAGATGGAGGTCAGCCTCAGTTTAACTTGCACTGACCCACATATTCATTTTATGGGCTCTGATGAGGATTTTATGTTTAGAATTAGGTGTAGATTAGTCCTGACATccttattttcattttcctgtttgGTTCTATCTGCTTTTATATTATCAGTAATTATTTCCCCATATGCAGTTACATCAAAAGTGTAAAgaacatatgtaacatatgaATGTTCATTGGTGGTGTGCATATTTACTTATGCTTAGTAAATTTAatgtaatgcaaaaaaaaaatgcatatatgtATCCAGCATCTGCTGTCTGTCAACTGTAGACATCAGAGGATTTACAACCAAATGAAAAC is a window of Electrophorus electricus isolate fEleEle1 chromosome 3, fEleEle1.pri, whole genome shotgun sequence DNA encoding:
- the eif2s1b gene encoding eukaryotic translation initiation factor 2 subunit 1b; this encodes MPGLSCRFYHHRFPEVEDVVMVNVRSIAEMGAYVSLLEYNNIEGMILLSELSRRRIRSINKLIRIGRNECVVVIRVDKEKGYIDLSKRRVSPEEAIKCEDKFTKSKTVYSILRHVAEVLEYTKDEQLESLYQRTAWVFDEKYKRPGYGAYDVFKQAVSDPSILDGLDLSADERSVLIDNINRRLTPQAVKIRADIEVACYGYEGIDAVKDSLRAGLNCSTESMPIKINLIAPPRYVMTTTTLDRTEGLSMLNQAMAIIKEKIEEKRGVFNIQMEPKVVTDTDETELQRQLERLERENAEVDGDDDADEMEAKAED